The region ATCTTCAGACGGAACTCCTCGCGGTCCTCGGTCGTCTCGATGGCCTTGATGTCTACACCAATAATACGCACGCCATACTTCTGCCAGATTCCGGCCTTGTCGCACTCGATGGCCAGGTTCAGGGCTGTTTGGCCGCCCATGGTGGGCAGCACGGCATCAATCTTATGTTTTTCTAGGATCTCAATGATGTACTTCTTCTCCAATGGCTTCAGGTACACATTATCCGCCGTAACCGGGTCTGTCATGATGGTAGCCGGGTTGGAGTTGATAAGTGTGACCTCTATACCCTCTTCTCTTAAAGAGCGGGCGGCCTGGGAGCCAGAGTAATCGAATTCGCAAGCCTGGCCGATAACGATTGGTCCAGAGCCTATGATGAGAACGGATTTAATGGAGGTGTCTTTAGGCATTGGCTGGTATGTATAAATTGCCCAAAGTTAAGGCAAAATGTTGGGGCTCGCAACGTAAAAGTGCCCGGGCGCGGATTATTTTGCAGAATTTCCCCTCGTTAAGCAAAAACAATGCGGCTGATTTGGCAGTACCTATAAGTATAAAATTAAAGTCAAACATCATGGAAACGCCCAAGGAAGACGATATCATTACGAATGCCGACGAGAGCAAGCGCCTGCCCGACGAGAACCCGGAACCGCTGGAAGGGGTGAAAAAAGAGGAAACCGGCATACTCGACAACGAGCCGGAGGGCAAGGAAGAAGGCGGCAACGTGGCCGCCAAAGACGAGGCGGACACCCGTAAACTGGACGGCAGCAACGCCAACAACCTGCGCACCAAGTAAGGCGGCAAACTATAACTGGCAGGTTTGCGGGCCGCACTTTCACTGCCGCCCGCAAACCTGCCAGCCGCGCCTGAGCAAACGGTATAACGTGTACGTATTTATATCATTTTTTTCAGTTATACTGCGGTTTTCCCTTTGGATTTCAGTAGATAATTCCCTAACATTAAGAAATGTAAACGGACCTTAAACAGCGGCCTATGGTTCTAGCCTCTACCCCTTTTCACCACATCGAGTACTATGCAGTCCACAACGTGATCGTAAGCCAGTGGTATGGGGCCTGTACGAGCCAGGAGTACCGGGATACGCTCCTCCACTTCCTGCACCTGATGGAAGAGATGAAAGTACCTTACGCTATTGCAGACCGCCGCCTGCTGCCCCCCATCTCCCTGGAAGACTCCCGCTGGACCCTGCAGGAATTCCTGAAAGGTTTTCGCAAGCTCCCGCTAAAACGCTTCGCCTTTATCAACTCCTTTGACCCTGCTGCCGAAAAGCAGCTCCAGTATTTCATGAATACCAGTAAGGTAAAGCCTTTTCCCTTTGAGGTAGCCGTGTTTGAGGACCTGACCTCCGCCTATGAGTGGCTTATAAAAGCGTCCGAAGACAATCACTTTCCGGCCGCCTGAGCCTCCTGCCGCACCTGCAGCAGCGTGGCGCTCAGCTGCTCGTAAGGCTGAAAGCCGCGCGCAACCAGGTATAGCTTCCCGCCTGCCTGGCAGACTATCGCCGGGAAACCGTTTATCCCCCAGTTCTCCACCAGTTCAAACTCCTCCCGCGCCTTTGCCAGGTACTTCTCATCGGTAAACTTCTGCTTGAAATCCGCCTCGTCTGCCCCGAAGGCGCGCACCACCGGCAGGTAGGTCTCCACCTGGTTCAGGTCCAGGCCTTCCACAAAGTGCTGCTGCTGTATGGCTGCCGCCAGGGGTACCTGCCGCTCCGGGAACTGCTCTTTAAGTATAGCCATGGCTACAGCCGGCGGCTCGGAGTTGCTCATGTACGTGCCCTTGTCCAGGATCTCGCGGTGGTAGGTCTCTGTAAGCTTTACACCGGTCATTTCCTCCAGGCGAGGGGCCGCCTGCTTGATATAGGCGGCCATGCCGCTGATGGGGCGCACGTTGTTGCCGCGTATCATGCCACCGCTCAGCACCTCGAACGTATACTCCTGCTCCTCAAAGAGGCGCGTGATAACGGGACTCATGCCATAACACCAGCCGCACAGGGCATCCTGCACATAGTATATCTTTGGTTTCTCCATTTGATGATCTTCTTATGTATGCTACTGCTTAACCAGCCGGGCGCGCAAAGGTTTGGCAAAAGGAGCCCTAGCGGCAAGGTAGCAGTCCTAATTTATACTTCAGCCGGATTTATACCTGCGCTCTGCTTGCCTGCCCCTGTGGAGAGGCACCAAGATAAGGTCTGGGCCTCAAAAGCGCATCTAAATACCTGTTACCCAGACGCTCTAGCGAGCGCCCATGGTACTTTACAAATATTATGGCTATATAAAAAGCTGTTTTATAGGAAAGTACAGCTTCAAACTATGTACAATATCTATACTTTTTATGCGATAGTTCGTAGAATCAACATTAAGTTAACCTAACATGTAAAACAAACACTTAATGCTATGAAAAAGAACTTGATTACCTTCTGCGCCACAGCCTTCGCAATAACTGCCTTTACTTTCGGCTGCACTACTTCTGACAGCACGACCGACAGCGAGGGAATGGATACAACTGAAGAGGATTATGGCACTACGACCGGCACCACCGGCACGACAACAGGAACCACGACTGGAACGACGACCGGCACCACGACCGGCACCACCACAGGCACAACGACCGGTACCACAACAGGTACGACGACTGGCACGACCACTGGTACCACGACGACTGGAACAACCACTGGCATGACGACCGGCACCACCACTGGAACAACTACCGGCACCACAACCGGCACCACCGGTACTACCACAGGAACCACGACTGGAACGACAACAGGTACGACGACCGGCACTACCGGAACCACCACCGGTACTACAACAGGCACAACGACCGGTACCACAACCATGTAACCATAAGTAATCTTGATTCGATAACAAGAAAGGCAGACACCATGCGGTATTTGCCTTTCTGCTTTTACGTGTAACCTGTAGCCGATGAAGTACCTGGAGCTATACCTGCGCAAAGTGTTTACCGTAGACCTGCGGGCCCTGGCCCTGATGCGGATATGGCTGGCGGGCATCGTGCTGCTGGACCTGGCTATCCGGGCAACCGACATGGAGGCGCATTACTCCAACATGGGGGTACTGCCGCTGCACGTGCTGCACCAGCACCTGTGGCTGCCACAGTTCTTCTCGCTGCACGCGCTCAGCGGGCTCTGGCAGTTCCAACTGGCCCTTTTTATACTTGCCGCCGGCTTTGCCTGCTGCATGCTGCTGGGCTACAAAACACGGCTCTCCACAGCGGTCACCTGGCTGCTACTGCTCTCGCTGCAGAACCGTAACCCGCTTATCGAGCAGGGCGGCGACGACCTCCTCCGGATGCTGCTGTTCTGGGGTATATTTCTGCCCTGGGGCCGGTTCTATGCTGCCGATGCCATGCAGGCGCGTAGGCAAGGTATAACCCCGCAGCAAACAACTTATTTCAGCGCGGCCACCATGGCCTACATCCTGCAGGTGGGGCTGGTCTACTTCAGCACTGCGCTGCTCAAGAACTCGCCGGAATGGCACACCGACGGCACCGCCCTTTACTATGCCCTCAGCCTCGACCAGATCCTGATGCCGGCGGGGCGGCTTATTTACCCCTACCCGGAGCTGCTGCGCATACTTACCCTGGCTGCCTGGCACACCGAACTGCTGCTGCCCTTCCTGCTGCTCATTCCGTGGTATAACAGGTTCTTCCGGATGGTGGTGGTGGTGGTGCTGGTTGGTTTTCATATCGGTATCAGCCTGACGCTGTTTGTGGGGCTCTTTTACCTCATCAACATCGCCTCTGTAGCCGGGCTGCTGCCTTCCTTCGCCATGGATTGGCTCGACAGGCGCGTGCTGGGATCGTTTCGAAGGCCCGGGATGGGGCAGTTCAGGAACATTTTCAGCAAACTAAGCAGCCCTGTAAGTATAAACGTGCAGGTAAACTGGCGCAGGCCTTTCTTCCCGCAGCACCTGCTGTCGTCTGTGCGCAACGGCTTTGTAGCGGTGGCCTTGTTCTACTGCGTGTGGTGGAACCTGAGCACCACGCACCTGCCCCTCCACAAAATACCGGACAGCAGCCGCTGGCTGGGCTACCTATTGCGCCTGGACCAGCACTGGGGCATGTTTTCGCCTACGGTGTTTAAGGATGACGGCTGGTATGTGCTGGAGGGGCACACCGAAAACGGCATCAACATAGACCTGAACCAGGAGGGCAAGGAGGTAAACTACAGCAAGCCGGCCTCGGTGGTATCGCTGTTCAAGAACGACCGCTGGCGCAAGTACTCCGAGAATTACCTCTTCATCCACAACGCCTACATGCGGCCCTACTACTGTAACTACCTGGTGCGCCGCTGGAACGAGGCACACCCGCAGCAACCTATCCAACAACTGGAGGTCGTCTACATGAAAGAACCCTCGCTGCCCGACTACCAATTGGCCGTGCCTACCCGCGAGGTGCTCTGCAGCTGCGCCAACCAACCAGAGTAAGTATAAATCCGGGGCGAGCATACGTATTATCCCTTTTAGGGGAATCACGTAAAAGGGATTCTAACTTAACTTGAACTTAAAGCTATGAAACGAACATATGCATTTTTATTTGCCGGCTCGCTGCTGGCTGCCACGGCCTTAACAGGCTGCAGCGCCGAAAATACCACCGGGGTAGAAACCGAGTCCAACACCACCGAGACAGAGACCATGGACGACGGCATGATGGATGATGATACCATGATGGACGACACAACCATGAACGATACAATGGGTGACACCACCAACATGGGTACTACTGGCGGAACTACCACCGGAACAACTACCGGCACCACTGGCACGACAACGGGAACCACGACAGGAACGACTACTGGCGGGAACTAACAGCTATTTATACTTTAACAGGAAAGGCAGGCACTACACGGTGCCTGCCTTTCCTGTTACCTGCCTGATGGGGGTTATACTTCCTCCGCCTCTTCATCGCCGCTGAGGGCGTAGCCCACGGCAGCCGCCACCATGCCCCCCAGCAGGTAATAGCCGATGGTCATGGCCTGCGTTTTGGGGGTGCGGTTGCTCGGCTCCTCGCCCAGCCCCAGTGGCCCCGGGAGCAGCACCGCCCCCGCCCCGGCCGCTGCGCCAAGTATGGCTCCGCGCCACCAGGCATCCCTGCCCGTTCCGGCCAGGCTGTAGTAAACCGAGTTAGAGAAAATATCGCCGGCCAGAGACCAGTTGTGCAACTCCTCCTTGTCCTGCGGCGGCTCCTCGCCAGACATTTTCATCAGTTTTGAGATGGCGCGCATGCCCAGCACATCCATGCGTGGGGCATCGGGCACGAGGCGGCGTACCGTTTCGTGCACCAGCGTAAGCACGCAGGCACCGGCCAGGCCGCCTGCCATTGCTCTTATAGCGTTGTTCATAGTTTTTTCGTTTAGGTTAGCAGCACCAGGCTGTTTTTAACAAGTATAGGCCGTTTGCTTGGTTAAGGTTACACTTACTCCGCCACACGCAGCACATCGGCCCACACGGCGTCCTCTCCCTGCTTGCGCTCGTCCATCGGGCTGTCGAACACCACCAGCACATGGTGCTCGTCCAGCACGGCCAGGCCCTCGGCTTTGTCTTTGCTCGTGTCCTTGCCGGTGCCGTGCGGCACCTCCTGTAGCCGGTGCAGCTCGTTATGGTGCACCATCTGCTCGGGCTCCCCCACCGCATTGGGCCAGCGGTAAATGGCGATCACGCCGTCCAGGTCCATGGTGGGGCCAGCCAGCAAGTATAGATCCTCCCCAAAGAAGCGGAGCTCACGGATACCCTTGCCGCGCAGGTTCAGAAAATGCTTTTTGTAAGGCTTTCCGTTCTCCAGCTTTCTCAGGTGCAGCTTGCCCTCCTCATCTTCCTCGGCCTCCACCTCCAGCACCATAGCCCAGCCGCGCAGCACCGGCCCCCGCAGCCCTATAAAAATGCGTTTGCCGTGTATGGCCAGCCCCTCCACATCAAAGCCGTTATCCTTACCCGGGATGTTCATAAAAGGTGCGATGTGCTCGTCCTGCGCCAGCAGCTCGGTCAGGATGCTGCTGTGGGTATCGCCGTGTAGTTGTGCCGCCACCAACGTATGGCCAGGCTGTTCCGGATCGTCTGCCTCTTTGTGCAGCGTATAATTCCCGGACTCGTCCTGTAGGATGGGGATGCGCGCCAGCAGGTAGCGGTTGGGGTCGCTTTTTACGCGGGCCAGCCGTTCCATTTGCTTCGTGGTGGATTGGTGCCGCTTGGGCTTGCTGCGTTTCAGGCTGTGTGAGCCCATGATCCAGAGGTAATTGCCGGCAATGCCCATGCCCTCTATATCGATCTCGCTTTCGCCTTTGGCGGGCAGGTCAATAAAGTCCTCCAGGCTAAAAGATTGATGCTGGGCGTAGGAGCCGTCGGACTGCCGCGTGAGGCGCTCGATGGTGGTGCGCTCATCGCAGCTGACCCACAGATTGTTACCGGTACAAAGGGCTGCGGACAGGCCGTCGCGCACGTGCTTCCCCTCTGGGTTTGAGCTTAGTCTGGGGTCGAACTGAAGTATAACCTTCTTCTTCATTTTACGGTTTTAAAGTATGGATAAGGCATCTTACGGGATTGCCCTGCCTATAGGTAACGCACCGGGCCAGGGGTAAAGCATTGAAAGAGTATGGAATCATCAGAAAATAAAAAACTTGAGAAAGCCACGTTTGGGGCAGGATGCTTCTGGGGCATAGAAGAGACTTTCCGCAACACACCCGGCGTGGCCGACACTGAGGTGGGCTACATGGGTGGCCATGTTCCTGACCCGACCTACCAGGAGGTATGCTCCGACCGCACCGGCCACGCCGAAGTAGTACAGGTAACCTACGACCCGCAGCAGGTGACTTATGACCAGCTGCTGCAGGTGTTCTGGCACGCCCACGACCCTACGCAGTTCAACAGACAAGGGCCTGATGTGGGCTCGCAGTACCGCTCCGTAGTGTTTTACCACAGCGACGAGCAGCGCCTGATGGCCGAGACCACGAAGGAGAACTGGCAGCAGTCGCCGGAGTTCAGCGGCCGCCAGATACAGACGGAGATCGTGCCTGCCGATGCATTTTACCGTGCCGAGGAACACCACCAGCAGTACCTGATGAAGCGCGGCGAGGCCAGCTGCCGCACCAGCTGACAGGCGCATGTGTGTAACACACCAAAAAAGCCGGACCTGTATGGCCCGGCTTTTCTGTTGTGCTCACTAGCCCCTGCTTACTTTACGCGGGCATTGGTGCCCGACGAGCCCGAGCTGGAACTGCTGCCTGACATATTGCCTGATGAGCTGCCTGATCTGTTCTGCTGCTGTTGTTGCTGCTTCGCGTTGATGTTATGCATCGCCTCTTTAGCAGTACCTGCCGCTGAGCTGATTTGGCCTTTTATCTTGTTCTTGTTCTTCTGGCTCATGGCCATCCAGCCGGCACCCAATGCCAGTACGGCACCCCCTACCATGGCTTTCTGCGTAGTGGTCATGTTGTTAAACTTAGTGGCTGCGGTGCTGCCAAACTGAGTCAGCTTGCTTTGTATATCCTTCATGCCGCCTTTACCGGTAGTTGCCTGCTGGTTGCTGCGGCCCTGGGCGCTTTGGCTGCCGCCGCTCATGGACGAGCTGCCCTGGCCTGAACTACCCTGTGTTCCGCTGGAAGGCGTGGTATTGGTTCTGGCCTGGCCTTGTGTCTGAGAACTCGTGTTGTTACTGGTCGTGTTGTTATTCTTGTTCGTTTCCATTGTCTGTCTTTTATGTGTCTGGTTAAAAATGGTACAATTTTTCCCGTGCCGGTATAACTGCCGTTTCTGCGGCTAAACCAAGGCCCGTAACTATATTTATCGTTAAACTCAGAGCTTAGTTACGTTTGGCGCCATATTTTTGCATTGCAGCACTGCTCTCTCGGTGGTTTATAGCCCTCACCCGTTTCAAAAGGGCATTCACGTACAAGTGCAAGAATTATGCAATACGGTGGGGCCTACCTAGCTGCATGCAATTGCTGCAGCAGCACCAGGTGCTTCTGCACTTCCTTCCACTCCTTCAGCGCTTCCTTGTCGCTGCCGTCAGGAGCTTTCGCCTCCTCAAAGTATAAAAGCAGGTGCCGCTGCAGGGCTTTATCAGCCTGCTTAAACTCTCCTTTGGCCAGCTTCTTCAGCAGCTCGGCGTAGGTTTCGTCCGTAAGGGGATAGCTGCCGGGGCGGGTGGGCTTGCCGGTATCAAGCTGCAGGTTCTGCAGTTGCGGGGGGCGCTGCCCCAGCCGCCTCACCATCGCGCCATACTTGTCCACGGTCACGTTAAAGCTCTCCAGATATAGTTCCTCGGCTTCCGGGGTAGGGGGCACAAAGGCCAGCGGGCGCAGCGGGCCCACCTTGGGCAGCACCTTTATCACCCACGCCGCGGCGCGGGCAAAGAAGTGCGGGCGCTCATACTCCCGGCCCCACTGCTCATGAAAACCGGCCCGGCTCATGCGGTACGTAAACTGCCGCTTGGTTACCCCCGGCTGCGCCTCCTGAATCTCGCTTTTCTTTGCCTGCCAGGCCGCCTTTGTCAGTTCCGGGAAGATGCCCCGGATCGTGTAGCGGTAACTACCGATGGCCAGCGGCAAACTGGTAAAAACCTCCCCCAACTCCAGCCCATAGGTTTCCAGGAAAGCCTCCTCCAGCAGCTCCTTCGCTACTTCAAAGCCGATGAACTCCTGGTAGGCCTCCGGGGCGTAGCTGCCCCGCGCCACCTGCAGCACATCAAAGCCGAACTCAGTTTTTATATGCGAGATGGCATCATCGGCATAGGTTACGGTGTGGCCATGCTCCCGCTGCACCTTAGGGTAAACC is a window of Pontibacter kalidii DNA encoding:
- a CDS encoding zinc dependent phospholipase C family protein produces the protein MNLILYRGLLCLLLPVLSLLPAQPAKAYGVLTHQAVVDAVWDNSLKPLLLRRYPNATEEELKKAHAHAYGGSIVQDMGYYPFGNTFFTDLTHYVRSGDFVKSLLRHADTVEELGFALGAMAHFNADIYGHPIGTNKAVPLVYPKVQREHGHTVTYADDAISHIKTEFGFDVLQVARGSYAPEAYQEFIGFEVAKELLEEAFLETYGLELGEVFTSLPLAIGSYRYTIRGIFPELTKAAWQAKKSEIQEAQPGVTKRQFTYRMSRAGFHEQWGREYERPHFFARAAAWVIKVLPKVGPLRPLAFVPPTPEAEELYLESFNVTVDKYGAMVRRLGQRPPQLQNLQLDTGKPTRPGSYPLTDETYAELLKKLAKGEFKQADKALQRHLLLYFEEAKAPDGSDKEALKEWKEVQKHLVLLQQLHAAR
- the msrA gene encoding peptide-methionine (S)-S-oxide reductase MsrA, coding for MESSENKKLEKATFGAGCFWGIEETFRNTPGVADTEVGYMGGHVPDPTYQEVCSDRTGHAEVVQVTYDPQQVTYDQLLQVFWHAHDPTQFNRQGPDVGSQYRSVVFYHSDEQRLMAETTKENWQQSPEFSGRQIQTEIVPADAFYRAEEHHQQYLMKRGEASCRTS
- a CDS encoding DsbA family protein, with the protein product MEKPKIYYVQDALCGWCYGMSPVITRLFEEQEYTFEVLSGGMIRGNNVRPISGMAAYIKQAAPRLEEMTGVKLTETYHREILDKGTYMSNSEPPAVAMAILKEQFPERQVPLAAAIQQQHFVEGLDLNQVETYLPVVRAFGADEADFKQKFTDEKYLAKAREEFELVENWGINGFPAIVCQAGGKLYLVARGFQPYEQLSATLLQVRQEAQAAGK
- a CDS encoding DUF3616 domain-containing protein, whose amino-acid sequence is MKKKVILQFDPRLSSNPEGKHVRDGLSAALCTGNNLWVSCDERTTIERLTRQSDGSYAQHQSFSLEDFIDLPAKGESEIDIEGMGIAGNYLWIMGSHSLKRSKPKRHQSTTKQMERLARVKSDPNRYLLARIPILQDESGNYTLHKEADDPEQPGHTLVAAQLHGDTHSSILTELLAQDEHIAPFMNIPGKDNGFDVEGLAIHGKRIFIGLRGPVLRGWAMVLEVEAEEDEEGKLHLRKLENGKPYKKHFLNLRGKGIRELRFFGEDLYLLAGPTMDLDGVIAIYRWPNAVGEPEQMVHHNELHRLQEVPHGTGKDTSKDKAEGLAVLDEHHVLVVFDSPMDERKQGEDAVWADVLRVAE